Proteins encoded within one genomic window of Bacteroidota bacterium:
- a CDS encoding low affinity iron permease family protein, whose protein sequence is MKSKIINKRKNKNIFEQFASAVTKKAGSTGAFILAFTIVIVWIFSGHFFGYSDTWQLVINTGTTIVTFLMVFLIQKSQNKDSIAVHIKLNELVASNDKASNRMVDVEGLSEDELRTISKYFEKLAELTRNESDVHESHSIDDASDNHNEKMKGSKRSGK, encoded by the coding sequence ATGAAATCGAAAATCATAAATAAAAGAAAGAATAAAAATATTTTTGAGCAATTTGCTTCTGCTGTTACGAAAAAAGCAGGGAGCACAGGAGCTTTTATTCTTGCCTTCACAATTGTAATTGTCTGGATCTTTTCCGGACATTTTTTCGGCTACTCTGATACATGGCAATTGGTGATCAATACGGGAACTACCATTGTGACTTTTTTGATGGTATTTCTTATTCAAAAATCTCAGAATAAGGATTCAATAGCTGTTCACATTAAATTGAATGAACTTGTGGCATCCAACGATAAAGCAAGTAATAGAATGGTCGATGTTGAAGGATTATCTGAAGATGAATTGAGAACCATTTCCAAATATTTCGAGAAACTTGCCGAGCTTACAAGAAACGAATCTGATGTCCATGAATCTCACTCAATTGATGATGCAAGTGATAATCACAATGAGAAGATGAAAGGATCGAAAAGATCCGGAAAATAA
- a CDS encoding FAD-dependent oxidoreductase: protein MNTDFKITSGSNLSFWTEVTEPIKFNQLKNDLSCNALVIGGGIAGLTIAYELLENNQSVILIEDEYMGSGESGRTTAHLTYVLDERYYSLIKSYGREKAKLIAESHINAINKIESIVNKENISCDFMRLDGYLFPHPSDDFDTIEKEFKAASELGLPVSIVNDIPGMKINSIQALKFSQQAQFHPMKYLKGLSDAIQQKGGKIFTSTHASEISSKGIVTESGKIITADNVVIATNSPVNNKILMHLKQFAYRAYVISALVPKNSIVPQIWWDTGDNKKRDYRPPYHFARMQNYNDTHDVLICGGEDHPTGQADAEGKPEEERYSDLIKWCKDNFEIGEIINKWSGQILYSMDGLAYIGRNPGDADNIFITTGDSGNGMTYANIAADLISDLIYKKENNYEKIYSPSRFDLINAGSVFIKEIVGGFVSYLKNKSSSDDVQSTLELKPTEGHVVNYEGSKFGVYKDEKSKLHIVNPKCTHLGCTVNWNNDEKSWDCPCHGSRFDIFGKVLNGPANTPLEYFDEDPTENTNTKISEINK, encoded by the coding sequence ATGAATACTGACTTCAAAATTACTTCCGGATCGAATCTTAGCTTCTGGACAGAGGTAACAGAACCAATCAAGTTCAATCAACTTAAAAATGATCTCAGTTGTAATGCTCTGGTTATTGGTGGGGGAATTGCAGGACTGACTATTGCATATGAATTACTTGAGAATAATCAATCGGTAATCCTTATAGAAGATGAATACATGGGCAGCGGGGAAAGTGGTCGTACAACAGCACATCTCACTTACGTCCTTGATGAACGATATTATTCATTAATTAAGTCCTATGGAAGAGAAAAGGCAAAACTAATTGCTGAGAGCCACATTAATGCAATAAACAAAATTGAATCTATAGTAAATAAAGAAAATATTTCCTGTGATTTTATGAGGTTGGATGGATACCTCTTTCCTCATCCATCCGATGATTTTGATACGATTGAAAAAGAATTCAAAGCTGCAAGCGAATTAGGATTACCAGTAAGTATTGTAAATGATATTCCCGGAATGAAAATAAATTCAATACAAGCACTAAAGTTTTCACAACAAGCCCAATTCCATCCTATGAAATATCTGAAAGGTTTGAGTGATGCCATTCAACAGAAAGGCGGTAAAATATTTACAAGCACTCATGCTTCTGAAATTTCATCAAAAGGAATTGTAACTGAATCAGGTAAAATAATAACTGCAGACAATGTTGTGATTGCAACAAACTCACCGGTAAACAATAAAATTCTTATGCATTTAAAACAATTTGCATACAGAGCATATGTTATTTCAGCACTTGTTCCCAAAAATTCTATTGTGCCACAGATCTGGTGGGACACAGGTGACAATAAAAAAAGAGATTACCGACCGCCGTACCATTTTGCAAGAATGCAGAATTACAACGATACTCATGATGTATTAATTTGTGGTGGTGAAGACCATCCTACAGGACAAGCGGATGCAGAAGGGAAACCTGAAGAAGAAAGATATTCTGATCTGATAAAATGGTGTAAAGATAATTTTGAAATTGGCGAGATCATAAATAAGTGGTCCGGCCAGATTCTCTATTCAATGGATGGTCTGGCTTATATAGGTAGAAATCCCGGTGATGCTGATAATATTTTCATTACAACCGGAGACTCCGGAAATGGGATGACCTATGCAAATATTGCTGCTGATCTGATTTCAGATCTTATTTACAAAAAAGAAAATAATTACGAAAAGATCTATTCACCTTCCCGCTTCGATCTCATTAATGCCGGAAGTGTTTTCATAAAAGAAATTGTTGGAGGATTTGTATCATATTTAAAAAATAAAAGCAGCTCTGATGATGTCCAATCTACCCTGGAATTAAAACCAACCGAAGGTCATGTAGTAAATTACGAAGGAAGTAAATTCGGTGTTTACAAAGACGAGAAAAGCAAATTACATATTGTAAATCCAAAATGTACTCATCTTGGATGCACTGTAAACTGGAACAATGACGAGAAGAGCTGGGATTGTCCTTGCCATGGGAGCAGATTTGATATTTTTGGAAAAGTACTTAATGGTCCCGCAAATACACCTCTGGAATATTTTGATGAGGATCCGACTGAAAATACGAATACTAAAATCTCTGAAATTAATAAGTGA
- a CDS encoding SDR family oxidoreductase, which translates to MQKRNKYTAQRPAQHQKQQPGIEWKMKPNPDYGIGLQVLDKKLNEKVAIITGGDSGIGKAVALIFARNGCNVAIVYLNETKDARETQRLIEEETNAKCLLVKCDIQKESNCKAVVSKTMRTFGRIDILVNNAGMHIPQNNIQKITSGQLEKTFRTNVFSMFYFCKAVLPHLKEGSSIINTTSVTAYRGSSHLLDYSASKGAIVSFTRSLSASLAPKGIRVNAVAPGPIWTPLIPASFTAKEVSSFGSDVPLKRAGEPAEVEGCFLFLASSESSYMTGQVMHPNGGEIING; encoded by the coding sequence ATGCAGAAAAGAAATAAATATACAGCCCAACGGCCCGCCCAACATCAAAAACAACAGCCCGGAATAGAATGGAAAATGAAACCTAACCCAGATTACGGAATTGGTTTACAGGTATTGGATAAAAAATTAAATGAAAAAGTTGCAATTATCACAGGGGGAGACAGTGGAATTGGGAAGGCAGTTGCACTAATTTTTGCCCGTAATGGATGTAATGTAGCAATCGTTTATCTTAATGAAACTAAAGATGCCAGGGAAACGCAGCGACTTATAGAAGAAGAAACCAATGCAAAATGTCTTTTGGTCAAATGTGATATTCAGAAAGAAAGCAATTGCAAAGCAGTAGTTTCAAAAACAATGAGAACATTCGGTAGAATTGATATTCTGGTCAACAATGCCGGAATGCATATTCCTCAGAATAATATTCAAAAGATAACATCAGGACAATTGGAAAAAACATTCAGAACAAATGTTTTTTCCATGTTCTATTTCTGCAAAGCAGTATTACCACATCTTAAAGAAGGAAGTAGTATCATTAATACAACTTCAGTTACAGCCTACAGAGGAAGTTCACACCTGTTGGATTATTCAGCAAGCAAAGGAGCAATCGTTTCATTTACCAGATCATTATCAGCATCACTTGCACCAAAAGGTATCAGAGTGAATGCAGTTGCACCCGGGCCTATATGGACGCCTTTAATTCCTGCCAGTTTCACTGCAAAAGAAGTAAGTAGTTTCGGCAGCGACGTACCTTTAAAAAGAGCCGGTGAACCTGCAGAAGTGGAAGGATGCTTTTTGTTTCTTGCAAGTTCAGAATCATCTTATATGACTGGTCAGGTAATGCATCCGAATGGCGGAGAAATTATCAATGGATGA
- a CDS encoding glycerophosphodiester phosphodiesterase, whose product MKRKVVAIIFSGILFTSCEKEFTALVPENNWDEFTAAGTTTLSDSIGKRIEGVYEISKGDAMFGGSVALKWVWTIENSDTVYTLSGFFEKDNSYFIASGRRTDSIILVNGYYRKMVNTETGVVRLKIEYEKGTRLISDLSKPIVSDSITITGNFSQIGTELDSLQFIYKRPLRDDSNFLILAHRCGGRTSDLLPAAENSVNMVLLSTKLGATGIELDVRMTSDEVPIVYHDETLNDRLIQPNGMMGNIANYSYAQIRDLVRLTDGQTIPSLREILDVVLLQTSLRFVWLDVKYYGSLQLVYEIQQEYLLKASQMNRDLVLLIGIPDQDVQQNFIALPDYLNIPSLNERYDEIINVNSNAWGAPWSLGVMRPEIESLHSIGKKVYVWTLDSPEFIEQYVSENIYDGILSNYPCKVAHSYYVGP is encoded by the coding sequence ATGAAACGGAAAGTCGTCGCTATAATTTTTTCCGGCATTCTCTTTACCTCGTGTGAAAAAGAGTTTACTGCCCTTGTTCCGGAGAATAACTGGGATGAATTTACTGCGGCCGGAACAACTACTTTATCTGATTCAATTGGAAAAAGAATTGAAGGAGTTTATGAAATATCAAAGGGTGATGCAATGTTTGGCGGAAGTGTTGCTTTGAAATGGGTTTGGACCATAGAAAATTCTGATACGGTTTATACGCTATCTGGTTTTTTTGAAAAGGACAACAGTTATTTTATTGCCTCCGGTCGGAGAACTGATTCAATTATCCTGGTTAACGGATATTACAGAAAGATGGTCAACACGGAAACAGGTGTTGTACGTTTGAAAATTGAATATGAAAAGGGAACCCGGTTAATTTCGGATCTGTCAAAACCCATAGTAAGTGACAGCATAACTATCACCGGAAATTTTAGTCAGATCGGAACTGAATTAGATTCACTCCAATTTATTTATAAAAGACCTCTGCGTGATGATTCAAATTTCCTGATTCTCGCGCATCGCTGTGGAGGCAGGACTTCAGACTTACTGCCGGCTGCAGAAAATTCTGTAAACATGGTTTTGTTATCCACAAAATTGGGAGCAACAGGAATTGAATTAGATGTCAGAATGACCTCCGACGAAGTACCAATTGTTTATCACGATGAAACCCTGAATGACAGATTGATTCAGCCGAATGGAATGATGGGGAATATTGCGAATTACTCTTATGCTCAAATACGGGATCTTGTCAGATTAACAGATGGACAAACTATTCCCTCACTTAGAGAAATTTTGGATGTAGTATTACTTCAAACTTCCCTGCGTTTTGTCTGGCTCGATGTAAAGTATTATGGAAGTCTTCAATTAGTTTATGAAATTCAGCAAGAGTATCTTTTAAAGGCATCACAAATGAATAGAGATCTGGTATTACTAATTGGAATTCCGGATCAGGATGTTCAACAGAATTTTATAGCATTACCTGACTATTTAAATATTCCAAGTCTAAATGAAAGGTATGATGAAATTATTAACGTCAACTCAAATGCCTGGGGCGCGCCATGGTCATTAGGAGTTATGCGGCCGGAAATTGAAAGTTTGCACAGCATTGGAAAGAAAGTTTATGTCTGGACTTTAGACTCTCCTGAATTCATTGAGCAATATGTCTCGGAAAATATTTATGATGGAATATTATCTAACTACCCATGTAAAGTAGCACATTCATATTATGTTGGACCTTAA
- a CDS encoding Ku protein, producing MKAIWKGSIGFGLVNIPVKLYSAVEQSNLDLDMVDSRDHSKIRFQRINETTGKEVKWENIAKAYFMNDDYILLDDADFEEAAPEKSKIIEVNQFVDENEIDPIYYESSYYIQPEKSGIKAYSLLYSALTKSGKVGIAQFVMRTAEALTVLRPYKNVLLLSKIRFSEEVRDISDLGATKMVAVKPQELKMALSLIKQYSKKFDIEKYKDEYAKALLKVIKAKASGKRQPVRKLKVAHRHSDDLMDQLKQSLSKKKAS from the coding sequence ATGAAAGCGATCTGGAAAGGTTCAATTGGTTTTGGTCTGGTAAACATTCCCGTAAAACTTTATAGCGCTGTTGAACAAAGTAATTTGGATCTCGACATGGTCGACAGCAGGGATCATTCAAAGATCAGATTTCAGCGGATCAATGAGACCACGGGAAAGGAAGTGAAATGGGAGAATATAGCGAAAGCTTATTTTATGAATGATGATTACATTTTGCTTGATGATGCAGATTTTGAAGAAGCTGCCCCTGAGAAAAGTAAGATCATTGAAGTAAATCAATTTGTAGATGAAAATGAAATTGATCCCATTTATTATGAAAGTTCGTATTACATACAGCCGGAGAAAAGTGGAATTAAAGCTTACTCATTGCTTTATTCAGCATTGACTAAATCCGGAAAAGTTGGAATCGCACAGTTTGTTATGCGAACAGCAGAAGCATTGACAGTACTAAGGCCTTACAAAAATGTTCTGCTCTTAAGTAAAATCCGTTTTTCAGAGGAGGTAAGAGACATATCCGATCTTGGTGCTACAAAAATGGTTGCTGTAAAACCACAGGAACTTAAAATGGCGTTGTCACTTATCAAGCAATATTCCAAAAAATTCGATATTGAGAAATACAAAGATGAATATGCAAAGGCATTATTAAAAGTAATAAAAGCAAAAGCGTCAGGTAAGCGTCAGCCGGTTCGAAAACTCAAAGTTGCACATCGTCATAGCGATGATTTGATGGATCAGTTGAAACAAAGTTTGTCAAAAAAGAAAGCCTCATAG
- a CDS encoding PAS domain S-box protein has translation MTEHSINDSYANNDSGKSLDISDDVWISKILHKMGDAIILSDDNGVVLNMNEVAENLTGWKLEQSQGKPIENIFNAIHEGVSFPVQNLVLKASNEKREIALPNHTVLLKRNGSQFIISNSAIPILDDHSNVSGVALVFRDVTEQSIIKKKLNESEGLLKGILENTSMIVYIKDLTGRYLFINRQKEKVYNIDASTLIGKYSTEHLKKETDLQNEQTHFQVVRENRQIEFEQKIKHADGSIHYYHTSKFPLYDEENKMYAVCVVSTDITESKKNIEMKEMLLSKEIVQKSELRYDVLTDNMPNMFFSLDRKYRHTSFNKACEKFTGKKSRRRNWQDD, from the coding sequence ATGACAGAACATTCAATCAATGATTCTTATGCAAATAACGACTCAGGAAAGTCACTAGATATATCAGATGATGTATGGATCTCCAAGATTCTGCACAAAATGGGTGATGCCATCATTCTTTCCGATGATAATGGAGTTGTCCTGAACATGAATGAAGTTGCCGAAAATCTGACAGGATGGAAACTGGAGCAATCTCAGGGTAAACCGATAGAGAATATTTTTAATGCAATTCATGAAGGGGTTTCATTTCCTGTTCAAAATCTTGTTTTGAAAGCATCAAATGAAAAGCGGGAAATTGCATTGCCTAATCATACTGTGTTGCTGAAGAGAAACGGATCACAGTTCATAATTTCCAATAGTGCAATTCCTATTCTTGATGATCATTCAAATGTATCGGGCGTAGCATTGGTGTTTCGTGATGTCACCGAACAATCCATCATAAAGAAAAAACTTAATGAAAGCGAAGGTTTACTGAAAGGTATTTTAGAAAACACAAGCATGATCGTATACATTAAAGATCTGACAGGAAGATATCTATTCATCAACCGGCAAAAAGAAAAAGTTTACAATATTGATGCTTCTACACTAATTGGTAAATACAGTACTGAACATTTAAAGAAGGAGACCGATCTGCAGAATGAGCAAACACATTTTCAGGTTGTCCGTGAAAACAGACAGATTGAATTTGAACAAAAAATCAAACATGCAGATGGTTCAATTCACTACTACCACACATCCAAATTTCCGCTTTACGATGAAGAGAATAAAATGTATGCAGTTTGCGTTGTTTCAACTGACATAACAGAAAGCAAGAAGAATATTGAGATGAAGGAAATGTTGCTTTCCAAAGAAATAGTACAGAAGAGTGAACTCAGATATGATGTGTTGACTGACAATATGCCAAATATGTTCTTTTCTCTTGATAGAAAATACCGGCATACAAGTTTCAATAAAGCATGTGAAAAATTTACCGGAAAAAAAAGCAGAAGACGTAATTGGCAAGACGATTGA
- a CDS encoding response regulator, with protein sequence MKSPIHILLLDDDPMSNLINEKIFQFSGYDLKISSFVDAKEALNFLRTIIKFEDEKFPDIIFADINMNGMSGWEFIDELSDFPEIFLSNCTVYMLTSSIDQQDIKKAEAYEIIKDIISKPLTEEIVVRNISKIIFHN encoded by the coding sequence ATGAAATCACCTATTCATATACTCTTACTTGACGATGACCCCATGTCGAATCTGATCAATGAAAAAATATTTCAGTTCTCCGGCTATGATCTAAAAATAAGTTCTTTTGTAGATGCTAAAGAAGCATTAAACTTTCTGCGGACAATAATAAAATTTGAAGACGAAAAATTTCCTGATATTATATTTGCAGATATCAATATGAATGGAATGAGTGGCTGGGAATTTATTGATGAGCTATCAGATTTTCCCGAAATTTTTCTCAGTAATTGTACGGTGTACATGCTTACTTCTTCGATCGATCAGCAGGACATTAAGAAAGCTGAAGCTTATGAGATCATTAAAGACATTATTTCAAAGCCATTAACTGAAGAAATTGTTGTGAGAAACATATCAAAAATAATTTTCCATAACTAA
- a CDS encoding porin family protein yields the protein MKKITSLIIAVSLLTTVSVAQKVTIGPKLGLNFSTLTDVEDAESRIGLQAGGFLVYSIVEHFGVSLDVVYSQQGANSKIDNNDLHLEYIQIPLLANVFFNQYGDDFRPKITLGPSLGILASANGPFVEKEDFKSTDFGFVAGLGFNYKVGEKKWLNVDARYGMGASEIFKEDIPGMDVKNSYISLTVGLGFGISEE from the coding sequence ATGAAAAAAATTACAAGTCTGATCATCGCAGTTAGTCTGCTAACAACAGTTTCTGTAGCTCAAAAAGTAACAATTGGCCCTAAATTAGGATTAAATTTCAGTACACTTACTGATGTTGAAGATGCAGAATCAAGAATCGGGCTGCAGGCCGGAGGGTTCTTGGTTTATAGTATTGTTGAACATTTTGGTGTTAGCCTGGATGTAGTGTATTCGCAACAAGGAGCAAATTCGAAAATCGACAACAATGATTTGCATCTCGAGTATATTCAGATTCCTTTGCTTGCAAATGTTTTTTTCAATCAGTATGGAGATGACTTCCGTCCTAAGATCACACTGGGTCCTTCTTTAGGAATTCTTGCTTCTGCAAATGGTCCTTTTGTCGAGAAAGAGGACTTTAAAAGTACCGATTTTGGTTTTGTGGCTGGTTTGGGATTCAATTACAAAGTAGGGGAGAAGAAATGGCTGAACGTTGATGCACGTTATGGTATGGGTGCTTCAGAAATTTTTAAAGAAGATATTCCCGGAATGGATGTAAAGAATTCATACATTTCATTGACAGTTGGACTTGGTTTTGGAATTTCGGAAGAGTAA
- a CDS encoding HAMP domain-containing histidine kinase, translating to MKNLPEKKAEDVIGKTIDEVYEDNGTLFLPEYKVVMKTGKAKNFTTTFNIGEESYIYKVNIYPTENGISVLMTDLTKQKQSEKNTLEMVSRLETKNKELRQFAYAVSHDLRAPIARVLGLISLSRNDPGFIINDKTILENVAIEIGNLDNVVKDINNAISIRDEAKQKSIIEMENELDLIKKVLENEIKESNAEITYDFSEQPVISSVKSYIYSILYNLISNALKYRSKSRPLKIHVQTKLEDEMIILSVEDNGLGIDLSRNAEKIFGLYNRFHGKTIDGKGIGLNLVKVQAESLGGKAEVESTVNVGSKFKIYFPLE from the coding sequence GTGAAAAATTTACCGGAAAAAAAAGCAGAAGACGTAATTGGCAAGACGATTGACGAAGTCTATGAAGATAATGGTACATTATTCCTGCCGGAATATAAGGTAGTGATGAAAACAGGTAAAGCGAAAAACTTTACTACAACTTTTAATATTGGTGAAGAATCATACATATATAAAGTAAACATTTATCCAACTGAAAATGGGATTTCAGTTTTGATGACTGATCTGACCAAGCAAAAGCAATCAGAAAAAAATACCCTGGAAATGGTTTCAAGACTTGAAACAAAGAATAAGGAGCTCCGGCAATTTGCATACGCAGTTTCTCATGATCTCAGGGCCCCTATAGCACGTGTACTTGGCTTGATCTCATTATCAAGGAATGATCCGGGATTTATTATAAACGACAAAACCATTCTTGAAAACGTTGCAATTGAAATCGGAAATCTCGACAATGTTGTGAAGGATATTAACAATGCCATTTCTATTCGTGATGAAGCAAAGCAAAAATCAATAATAGAGATGGAAAACGAACTTGATCTTATTAAAAAGGTTCTGGAGAATGAGATCAAAGAATCGAATGCAGAAATTACATATGACTTTTCAGAACAGCCGGTTATTTCAAGTGTAAAAAGTTATATCTACAGTATTTTATATAATTTAATTTCCAATGCATTAAAATATCGTTCAAAATCACGTCCATTGAAAATTCATGTTCAAACAAAATTAGAAGATGAAATGATTATTCTTTCAGTTGAGGACAATGGATTAGGAATTGACCTGAGCCGTAATGCAGAAAAGATCTTTGGATTATACAACAGATTTCATGGCAAAACAATCGATGGAAAAGGAATCGGATTAAACCTGGTAAAAGTCCAGGCAGAATCATTGGGAGGAAAAGCAGAAGTAGAAAGTACCGTCAATGTTGGCAGCAAATTCAAAATATATTTTCCTTTAGAATAA
- a CDS encoding metallophosphoesterase, whose amino-acid sequence MVKAQDKPYSNMLVFASDTQAPLWIEKVFLKSNNNTKATELVFKDIIRLKPLAFFLLGDVVSLGYSENKWKPVDAYIRAARSEGIPIYGVLGNHELMQRPIAGEAKFQIRFPDHKRTGYVQVFDSIAVVLLNSNFNSLSPDEIKEQNKWLKDTVAVLDSSDSVKAIIFGCHHPPYTNSKLVKSSSLVQNYFVEPFLASKKAKLFITGHSHAFEYFKKKGKDFIIIGGGGGLNHPLSNSADRLEDVSAEYKPHFHYLSVEILNEELVVVSHELQGSPFKGFEIGYSIKIPLKETN is encoded by the coding sequence ATGGTGAAAGCCCAGGATAAACCTTATTCAAATATGTTGGTTTTTGCAAGTGATACACAGGCTCCACTATGGATTGAAAAAGTGTTTCTGAAATCCAATAACAATACAAAAGCTACAGAGCTTGTATTTAAAGATATTATAAGATTAAAACCGCTGGCGTTTTTTCTTTTAGGAGATGTTGTTTCATTAGGCTATAGTGAAAATAAATGGAAGCCGGTAGACGCATACATCAGAGCCGCAAGAAGTGAAGGAATTCCTATCTATGGAGTTCTTGGTAACCATGAATTAATGCAAAGACCTATTGCCGGTGAGGCGAAATTTCAAATCAGATTTCCTGACCATAAACGAACAGGCTATGTTCAGGTATTTGATTCAATAGCAGTTGTTCTTCTGAACAGTAATTTCAATTCTTTAAGTCCGGATGAAATCAAAGAACAGAATAAGTGGTTGAAGGATACAGTAGCGGTGCTGGATAGCAGTGATTCTGTTAAAGCTATTATTTTTGGTTGTCATCACCCGCCTTACACAAATAGCAAATTGGTGAAGTCATCTTCATTGGTTCAGAATTATTTTGTTGAACCGTTTCTGGCTTCTAAAAAGGCAAAGCTTTTCATTACCGGACATTCGCATGCATTTGAATATTTCAAAAAGAAAGGAAAGGATTTTATTATAATTGGTGGCGGTGGCGGTCTGAATCATCCATTAAGCAATTCAGCAGATCGGCTGGAAGATGTATCAGCAGAATATAAACCACATTTTCATTATCTTTCTGTTGAAATTCTCAATGAAGAACTTGTTGTTGTTTCACATGAACTTCAGGGAAGCCCATTCAAAGGATTTGAGATCGGTTATTCAATCAAGATACCACTGAAAGAGACGAATTAA
- a CDS encoding DUF748 domain-containing protein: protein MKKKYKIILIIIGVLIIFRIFLPAIVLHYANKALENVPGYYGHISDIDIAIIRGAYVINTFYLNKVDSVTFDQTPFLNARKIDLSIEWSALFKGRLVGELQVFTPQLIFTKDKAELEDVKKDTTDFRVLLDKFMPLNINTFEIHNGELKYKDNTSKPVVDVSLQQTHVLAKNLSTVVNKNIVLPATVNVEANVYEGQLTIKMKLDPLADQPTFDVNTEIKNTNLVLLNDFFKAYGKFDVNKGNFGLYSEMAAKDGKFVGYVKPLIKDLDVLGPDDKNDNFFHKAWEGIVGTTGFIFQNQKKDQIATKVEIEGDFKNPDTHTLDALWEVIKNAFIQALVPAIDNQINLKSIDENENKPDNILEKVFGSKKDKAEKKENKK, encoded by the coding sequence ATGAAAAAGAAATATAAAATAATTCTGATCATTATTGGAGTTTTAATAATTTTCAGAATATTTCTACCTGCCATTGTTCTGCATTATGCGAACAAAGCTCTTGAAAATGTTCCCGGATATTATGGACATATAAGCGATATTGATATTGCAATAATCAGAGGTGCGTATGTGATCAATACCTTCTATTTGAATAAAGTTGATTCCGTGACCTTTGACCAGACTCCCTTCTTAAATGCCAGAAAAATTGACCTCTCAATTGAATGGAGTGCGCTCTTCAAGGGCAGACTTGTAGGTGAACTTCAGGTCTTCACACCTCAACTAATATTCACAAAAGACAAAGCTGAGCTTGAAGATGTAAAGAAAGATACAACTGATTTCAGAGTGCTGCTGGATAAATTTATGCCTCTTAACATTAATACCTTTGAAATTCACAATGGCGAATTGAAATACAAAGACAATACAAGCAAACCGGTTGTTGATGTTTCATTGCAGCAAACACATGTGCTTGCTAAAAATCTTTCAACTGTTGTGAATAAAAATATAGTATTGCCGGCAACAGTAAATGTTGAAGCAAATGTTTATGAAGGCCAGCTTACTATTAAGATGAAATTAGATCCTCTTGCAGACCAACCTACTTTTGATGTCAACACAGAAATTAAAAATACAAATCTTGTATTGCTGAATGATTTTTTCAAAGCTTACGGAAAATTTGATGTCAATAAAGGAAACTTTGGCTTGTATTCAGAAATGGCTGCGAAGGATGGAAAATTTGTAGGATACGTAAAACCTTTAATAAAGGATCTTGACGTTTTGGGACCGGACGATAAGAATGATAATTTTTTCCACAAGGCATGGGAAGGAATTGTTGGAACAACAGGATTTATTTTTCAGAATCAGAAAAAAGATCAGATAGCTACAAAGGTAGAGATTGAAGGTGATTTCAAAAACCCTGATACACATACCTTAGATGCACTATGGGAGGTAATAAAAAACGCTTTTATTCAGGCATTGGTACCGGCAATCGATAATCAGATCAATCTTAAATCAATTGACGAAAATGAAAATAAACCTGATAATATTCTTGAAAAAGTATTTGGGTCAAAAAAAGATAAGGCTGAGAAGAAAGAAAATAAAAAATGA
- a CDS encoding DUF4142 domain-containing protein, giving the protein MIKILPLLAFILIIGCKKDKDPVPTGNSYVNQDEYFVLQASIVNYTSIQLSHVAGSISSDSAILAFADLIVTEHTIYRQHLIDLSDSVTMQVADSLDPQHLTLRNHLLTISGREFDSTYIHNLVQDLGTAISLHQTEMSAGSNAQVKVFATNHLGEIQTRKMWADSVAANY; this is encoded by the coding sequence ATGATCAAAATTCTCCCATTATTGGCTTTCATTCTTATCATTGGGTGTAAAAAAGACAAGGATCCTGTTCCCACTGGAAATTCATATGTGAATCAGGACGAATATTTTGTTTTGCAGGCATCAATTGTTAATTATACTTCAATTCAATTAAGTCATGTTGCTGGATCGATTTCAAGTGATTCTGCAATTCTTGCATTTGCTGATTTGATCGTAACGGAACATACTATTTACAGACAACATTTAATTGATCTTTCAGATAGTGTTACTATGCAAGTGGCAGATTCATTGGACCCTCAGCATCTTACTTTAAGAAATCATTTGCTAACAATCAGTGGTCGGGAATTTGACAGTACTTATATACATAATCTTGTACAAGATCTTGGTACTGCAATTAGTTTACATCAGACAGAAATGAGTGCGGGAAGTAATGCGCAGGTAAAAGTATTTGCAACAAATCATCTTGGAGAAATTCAGACCCGGAAAATGTGGGCCGATAGTGTTGCTGCAAATTACTGA